The Homo sapiens chromosome 5, GRCh38.p14 Primary Assembly genome includes a window with the following:
- the DCANP1 gene encoding dendritic cell nuclear protein 1, whose product MHYGAATHIQNSRSHGLETVPGHQRLERGAGGETPEFPGCHSPAPPENFGNELLPLSAPLQGLSEGLYPPGRNKTLPAGVLREGAVQFLHRGLCNSNLSSEASARPSGTQDELHSSRRKTGQTRREGARKHLVCSFRLYPFTVHTVSPGNSHLALYQVFKAVKLCPSETSFFLSRKSLKSSDPWHPPSLSPNSWNRQAGFRAWSSHLISLSLTCSDSQSRRVSSSQQPPLHSLSSHRRAAHVPE is encoded by the coding sequence ATGCATTACGGAGCAGCAACCCACATACAGAACTCGAGAAGCCACGGCCTGGAGACTGTACCTGGACACCAAAGACTGGAGAGAGGAGCTGGTGGGGAAACCCCAGAGTTCCCAGGGTGCCACTCCCCAGCTCCACCAGAGAACTTTGGGAATGAGCTGCTGCCCCTGAGTGCCCCTCTCCAGGGCCTCAGTGAGGGTCTCTACCCTCCAGGGAGGAACAAAACCTTGCCAGCTGGGGTCCTGCGAGAGGGGGCAGTTCAATTCCTCCACAGGGGACTCTGCAACTCCAATCTTTCGAGTGAAGCATCTGCGAGGCCCTCAGGGACCCAGGATGAACTGCATAGCAGCAGAAGGAAGACAGGCCAGACCAGGCGGGAGGGAGCCCGGAAACATCTGGTTTGTAGTTTCAGACTCTACCCGTTCACAGTTCACACAGTCTCACCGGGAAACTCACACCTTGCCCTGTACCAAGTTTTTAAGGCAGTTAAGCTCTGCCCATCCGAGACTTCATTTTTCTTGAGTAGAAAATCACTGAAATCATCAGATCCATGGCACCCACCTTCACTTTCTCCTAACAGCTGGAACCGTCAGGCTGGCTTCAGGGCCTGGTCTTCGCACTTGATATCACTATCCCTCACCTGCTCAGACAGCCAGAGCAGGCGGGTGAGTTCCTCCCAACAACCTCCACTGCATTCTCTCAGCTCCCACCGCAGGGCAGCCCACGTGCCTGAGTGa
- the TIFAB gene encoding TRAF-interacting protein with FHA domain-containing protein B codes for MEKPLTVLRVSLYHPTLGPSAFANVPPRLQHDTSPLLLGRGQDAHLQLQLPRLSRRHLSLEPYLEKGSALLAFCLKALSRKGCVWVNGLTLRYLEQVPLSTVNRVSFSGIQMLVRVEEGTSLEAFVCYFHVSPSPLIYRPEAEETDEWEGISQGQPPPGSG; via the coding sequence ATGGAGAAGCCCCTCACCGTCCTGCGAGTGAGCCTGTACCATCCCACGCTGGGCCCATCTGCCTTTGCCAATGTCCCACCACGGCTGCAGCATGATACCAGCCCTCTGCTTCTCGGACGGGGGCAGGACGCCCACCTCCAGCTGCAGCTCCCTCGCCTCTCCCGCCGTCACCTGTCCCTGGAGCCCTACCTGGAGAAAGGCAGTGCCCTGCTGGCCTTCTGCCTCAAGGCCCTGAGCCGCAAGGGCTGTGTGTGGGTCAATGGGCTGACGCTGAGGTACCTGGAGCAGGTCCCCCTGAGCACCGTCAACAGGGTCTCCTTCTCAGGCATCCAGATGCTGGTTCGCGTAGAAGAAGGCACATCCCTGGAGGCTTTTGTCTGCTATTTCCATGTCAGCCCTTCACCCCTGATTTACAGACCTGAGGCTGAGGAAACTGACGAATGGGAAGGCATCTCCCAGGGGCAGCCTCCCCCTGGTTCAGGGTAG